The following DNA comes from Deltaproteobacteria bacterium.
GGCGAGGTCGAGCCCTGGCTGCCGTTTCCAATGCGCCTGGCACGGCCGGCGCGTGTGACGTTCTTCGTGGCGCACTATCCCGAATGCGTCTGGGGCGTTCCGTACCACGAGATCGGGCTCTTCGTGCAGGTGCGACTCTTCGGCATCGTTCCGATGCTCCATTGCGCATGGATGCTGGTCGATGACGACACGCACCTGATCAACGGGCGCGAGATGCTCGGCTACCCCAAGAAGATGGCGACGATCCGTTTCGAGGAACGCGACGGAAGGATCTTCGGCTCCGCCGAGCGCAGGGGACGCGAAGTCTGCCGCATCGAGGGAACGATCGGCGCACCGCTGCAGGATCCGCCGCCGGGGGTCGGCCGCTGGGGCGTCAACGCCCGGCACCTGCTGACGTTCACGCCGGGCCACCTCGTCGTGGTCAAGCCGACCGAGACCGTCCACCAGGCGAACGCCGTCGATCTCCAGGTGACGCTGACGCCGACCGAGAACGATCCCATCTGTCGCGTCGCCGGTGCGCCAGAGAACGCCACCATCCGCACGTGCGACATCGGCATGAGCCCGATTCCACCGATCCGGATCTGGCCCGTTGGCCCGCTGTTCCAGGCGACGTTGATGCGTCTTCGCGTGAGCTGAGCAGCGCGCGCGCGAACGCCGCGTCGCTACGGCGGATCGAGATCGCGGCAGAAAGCCGAAACGGTACGAAGGCGGGACTTCTCCGTGTCGAAGATGCCCTTCACGAGGTTTCGCCAGCGGGCGTATTTGTGGATCTCGTCGAGTACGAGCAGTCGCCTTCAGGGCTCATGTCGGCGAGGCCGAGCTCCTCGCGGCACTGGGGCGTCAGGTCCGCCGTCGCGAGCGCGCTGTCGAGACACAGCCGAGCCAAGTGCAACGGACCGCGTAGCTCGTGACACACATAGTTCAGGAGTTGCTGTTTCGCGTCGACCTGGGAGCGCAGCCGATGGATCTCGGCCAGCAACGCATTCGCGGAGTCGATGATCATGGAAATCTGACTGTCCGCCGGGGTCAGGTCCGGGAGCACACGGAGTCAGGAATCCCGACAGGCGGACCGGGGCGGCGTGCGGTTCCGCTGCGTGAATGCTAGAAGCCGCCCCCAACCCACCGTGCCGAG
Coding sequences within:
- a CDS encoding acetoacetate decarboxylase family protein codes for the protein MAFNLIRGIRAWKDHGMRFGGALWSNARMVFVDLPVDPGEVEPWLPFPMRLARPARVTFFVAHYPECVWGVPYHEIGLFVQVRLFGIVPMLHCAWMLVDDDTHLINGREMLGYPKKMATIRFEERDGRIFGSAERRGREVCRIEGTIGAPLQDPPPGVGRWGVNARHLLTFTPGHLVVVKPTETVHQANAVDLQVTLTPTENDPICRVAGAPENATIRTCDIGMSPIPPIRIWPVGPLFQATLMRLRVS